A stretch of the Streptomyces venezuelae genome encodes the following:
- a CDS encoding hemolysin family protein, protein MTEVLLLVLALLLCLACGVFVAAEFSLTTVERSDLERAVERGERGAESALTAVRSLTFQLSGAQLGITVTGLVIGMISKPSIAALLKGPFEAMGLSSGAASSTALVLGTVLSTVVLMVVGELVPKNWAISSPLAIAKRVATLQRVFSRAFRPLIGHLNTTANHTVRRFGLEPAEELASARTPEELVALARHSAKAGALEKDTAELFVRTLNLADLTAENVMTPRVQVTALDVQTTAEDVANATMATGLSRFPVYRGGLDSVVGTVHIKDVLALPAAERRHRPVSQLLRAPLLVPESLTVDRLLDRLSGKQTMAVVIDEYGGTAGVVTLEDIVEEVVGEVRDEHDPHETSDLAPAGTDAAGRRLYSADGAARTDQLERIGLRVPDGPYETLAGLIATGLGRIPAVGDSLELGGWQLDVVDAGGRRAARVLLHAPVESEGGSHDGAHGAEGAR, encoded by the coding sequence ATGACCGAAGTGCTTCTGCTCGTACTGGCGCTCCTGCTCTGCCTTGCCTGCGGCGTGTTCGTCGCGGCCGAGTTCTCGCTGACCACGGTCGAGCGCAGCGATCTGGAGCGGGCCGTGGAGCGCGGCGAGCGCGGGGCCGAGAGTGCCCTGACGGCCGTCCGGAGCCTGACCTTCCAGCTGTCCGGCGCCCAGCTCGGCATCACCGTCACCGGCCTGGTCATCGGCATGATCTCCAAGCCCTCGATCGCCGCCCTGCTCAAGGGCCCGTTCGAGGCCATGGGCCTGTCCAGCGGTGCCGCCTCGTCCACCGCCCTGGTCCTGGGCACGGTGCTGTCGACCGTCGTCCTGATGGTCGTCGGCGAGCTGGTGCCCAAGAACTGGGCGATCTCCTCGCCGCTGGCCATCGCCAAGCGGGTGGCCACCCTGCAACGGGTGTTCAGCCGTGCCTTCAGGCCGCTGATCGGCCACCTCAACACCACAGCGAACCACACGGTGCGCCGGTTCGGCCTGGAGCCGGCCGAGGAGCTGGCCTCCGCGCGGACCCCGGAGGAGCTGGTCGCGCTGGCCCGGCACTCGGCAAAGGCGGGCGCGCTCGAGAAGGACACCGCCGAGCTGTTCGTACGGACCCTGAACCTGGCCGATCTGACCGCGGAGAACGTGATGACCCCCCGGGTCCAGGTGACCGCCCTGGACGTGCAGACGACGGCGGAGGACGTGGCGAACGCGACCATGGCCACCGGCCTGTCCCGGTTCCCGGTCTACCGGGGCGGCCTGGACTCGGTGGTCGGCACCGTCCACATCAAGGACGTACTGGCCCTGCCGGCCGCCGAGCGGCGCCACCGCCCGGTCTCCCAGCTGCTGCGTGCACCCCTGCTGGTGCCGGAGTCGCTGACCGTGGACCGGCTGCTGGACCGGCTGTCCGGGAAGCAGACCATGGCCGTGGTCATCGACGAGTACGGCGGCACGGCCGGGGTCGTCACCCTGGAGGACATCGTCGAGGAAGTGGTCGGCGAGGTGCGGGACGAGCACGATCCGCATGAGACCTCCGACCTGGCCCCGGCCGGCACGGACGCCGCCGGACGCCGGCTCTACTCGGCGGACGGCGCTGCGCGTACCGACCAGCTGGAGCGGATCGGACTGCGGGTGCCGGACGGCCCGTACGAAACCCTGGCCGGGCTGATAGCGACCGGGCTGGGCCGGATCCCGGCGGTCGGCGACAGCCTCGAGCTGGGCGGCTGGCAGCTCGACGTGGTCGATGCCGGCGGGCGGCGGGCCGCACGCGTGCTGCTGCACGCGCCCGTGGAGTCCGAGGGCGGAAGCCACGACGGTGCGCACGGTGCGGAGGGGGCCCGATGA
- a CDS encoding GNAT family N-acetyltransferase — protein sequence MIEPLIRTADPADAEDVLRFWKEAAEGESITDDLAGVTGLIGRDPQALILAEAGGRIVGTVIAGYDGWRCSLYRLAVLPSHRRQGIATRLLDAAEQRFRAAGGRRGDAMVLEANERAHRTWTAAGYHREDRWRRWVKPFPTA from the coding sequence ATGATCGAGCCACTGATCCGGACCGCAGACCCGGCCGATGCCGAGGACGTCCTCCGCTTCTGGAAGGAGGCGGCCGAGGGGGAATCCATCACGGACGACCTCGCCGGAGTGACCGGCCTCATCGGCCGCGACCCCCAGGCGCTGATCCTCGCCGAGGCGGGCGGACGCATCGTCGGTACCGTCATCGCGGGCTACGACGGCTGGCGCTGCTCCCTCTACCGGCTGGCCGTCCTGCCCTCCCACCGCCGCCAGGGCATCGCGACCCGCCTCCTCGACGCCGCCGAGCAGCGCTTCCGCGCGGCCGGCGGGCGACGCGGCGATGCGATGGTGCTGGAGGCCAACGAGCGGGCCCACCGGACCTGGACCGCGGCCGGCTACCACCGCGAGGACCGCTGGCGCCGCTGGGTGAAGCCCTTCCCGACGGCCTAA
- a CDS encoding class I SAM-dependent methyltransferase: protein MPLRANRPLPPDAVHHPLFARFYARLSVQADTRGGVAGLRGELLAGLSGRVIEIGAGNGLNFAHYPRAVSEVVAVEPERTLRRLAAEAALRAEVPVDVVPGAAEALPVKSEAFDGAVASLVLCTVRDLPRALAELHRVLRPGAELRFFEHGVAPGRGMATVQRALDRTVWPRLFGGCHTARDAPAAIEAAGFRITARRAFRLPERGPALPTSYCVIGTARREFGELPA from the coding sequence ATGCCCCTGCGAGCGAACCGGCCGCTGCCACCGGATGCCGTCCACCATCCCCTCTTCGCCCGGTTCTACGCCCGGCTGAGCGTGCAGGCCGACACCCGCGGCGGGGTCGCCGGACTGCGGGGGGAGCTGCTGGCCGGGCTGTCCGGCCGGGTCATCGAGATCGGGGCGGGCAACGGCCTGAACTTCGCCCACTACCCGCGGGCCGTCTCCGAGGTGGTCGCGGTGGAGCCCGAGCGGACCCTGCGCCGGCTGGCGGCGGAGGCGGCGCTGCGCGCGGAGGTCCCGGTGGACGTGGTGCCCGGTGCGGCGGAGGCGCTCCCGGTGAAGAGCGAGGCCTTCGACGGGGCGGTGGCCTCGCTGGTGCTGTGCACCGTACGGGACCTGCCGCGGGCCCTGGCCGAGCTGCACCGGGTGCTCCGGCCGGGTGCGGAGCTGCGGTTCTTCGAGCACGGCGTGGCCCCCGGGCGCGGTATGGCGACCGTCCAGCGGGCCCTGGACCGGACGGTGTGGCCACGTCTGTTCGGCGGCTGCCACACCGCGCGGGACGCGCCCGCCGCGATCGAGGCGGCCGGGTTCCGGATCACCGCGCGGCGGGCCTTCCGGCTGCCGGAGCGCGGACCCGCGCTGCCCACCTCGTACTGCGTGATCGGCACGGCCCGCCGCGAGTTCGGGGAGCTGCCGGCTTAG
- the bioD gene encoding dethiobiotin synthase: MAVVVVSGTGTEIGKTVVTSAVAALAAAGGRSVAVLKPAQTGVAPGEPGDAAEVVRLAGPGVTAAELARYPEPLAPDTAARRSGLPTVGPQEIAEAAEKLAASHDLVLVEGAGGLLVRFDEAGHTLADAARLLGAPVLVVAAAGLGTLNTTALTAEALRARGLESPGVVVGSWPAEPDLASRCNLADLPAVSGLPLLGAVPDGAGALAPAEFRAGAGAWLGPVLGGGWSSAEFLRRWPA; the protein is encoded by the coding sequence ATGGCTGTCGTGGTGGTGTCCGGGACGGGCACCGAGATCGGAAAGACCGTGGTCACCTCGGCGGTTGCGGCTCTGGCCGCGGCCGGGGGCCGTTCGGTGGCGGTGCTCAAGCCCGCGCAGACGGGTGTGGCCCCGGGCGAGCCCGGGGACGCGGCCGAGGTGGTGCGGCTGGCCGGGCCGGGGGTGACCGCCGCCGAACTGGCCCGCTACCCGGAGCCCTTGGCCCCGGACACCGCCGCCCGGCGCTCCGGGCTGCCGACGGTCGGGCCGCAGGAGATCGCGGAGGCGGCCGAGAAGCTGGCCGCCTCGCACGATCTGGTCCTGGTTGAGGGCGCCGGCGGGCTGCTCGTACGGTTCGACGAGGCGGGGCACACCCTGGCCGACGCGGCGCGGCTGCTGGGCGCGCCGGTGCTGGTGGTGGCCGCGGCCGGGCTCGGCACGCTGAACACGACCGCGCTGACCGCCGAAGCGCTGCGGGCGCGGGGACTGGAGTCGCCGGGCGTGGTGGTGGGCAGCTGGCCGGCCGAGCCGGACCTGGCCTCCCGCTGCAACCTGGCGGACCTGCCGGCGGTCTCGGGGCTGCCGCTCCTGGGCGCCGTACCGGACGGGGCGGGTGCGCTGGCTCCGGCGGAGTTCCGGGCGGGCGCGGGGGCCTGGCTGGGGCCGGTGCTGGGGGGCGGCTGGTCGTCGGCGGAGTTCCTGCGGCGCTGGCCGGCGTAG
- a CDS encoding adenosylmethionine--8-amino-7-oxononanoate transaminase, with translation MPDLPDRYQPLPAEELLALDRQHVWHPYGPMPGRQEPMVVASASGVRLHLAAPVHGQQELVDGMSSWWSAIHGYNHPVLNEAVTTQLGRMSHVMFGGLTHEPAVRLAAKLVEITPAGLEHVFLSDSGSVSVEVGIKMCLQYWRSVGQPAKTRLLTWRGGYHGDTWQPMSVCDPEGGMHEMWSGALPQQVFADAPPGGYDAPVDPAYVAHLREVMARHAGELAAVIVEPVVQNAGGMRFHNPGYLRVLRELCDEYGLLLVLDEIATGFGRTGTLFAADHAGITPDVLCVGKALTGGYLTMAATLCTSRVADGISQGEVPVLAHGPTFMGNPLAASVALASIELLLGQDWAQEVKRIETGLRDGLAAAAEVPGVRDVRVLGGIGVVQLDHDVNMAAATAAAVREGVWLRPFRDLVYTMPPFVTSDRDLARICRAVCAAAREG, from the coding sequence ATGCCTGACCTGCCTGACCGGTACCAGCCGCTGCCGGCCGAGGAGCTCCTCGCGCTCGACCGGCAGCACGTCTGGCATCCGTACGGGCCCATGCCGGGGCGGCAGGAGCCGATGGTGGTGGCCTCCGCCTCGGGGGTCCGGCTGCACCTGGCCGCCCCGGTGCACGGGCAGCAGGAGCTGGTCGACGGCATGTCCTCCTGGTGGTCGGCCATCCACGGCTACAACCACCCGGTGCTCAACGAGGCCGTCACCACGCAGCTGGGCCGGATGTCCCACGTCATGTTCGGCGGGCTCACCCACGAGCCCGCCGTCCGGCTGGCCGCCAAGCTGGTCGAGATCACCCCGGCCGGTCTGGAGCACGTCTTCCTCTCCGACTCCGGTTCGGTGTCGGTCGAGGTCGGCATCAAGATGTGCCTCCAGTACTGGCGTTCGGTGGGGCAGCCGGCCAAGACCCGGCTGCTGACCTGGCGCGGCGGCTACCACGGCGACACCTGGCAGCCGATGTCGGTGTGCGATCCCGAGGGCGGGATGCACGAGATGTGGTCGGGGGCGCTGCCGCAGCAGGTCTTCGCGGACGCCCCGCCCGGCGGCTACGACGCCCCGGTCGATCCGGCGTACGTCGCACACCTGCGCGAGGTGATGGCCCGGCACGCCGGCGAACTGGCCGCGGTGATCGTGGAGCCGGTGGTCCAGAACGCGGGCGGGATGCGCTTCCACAACCCCGGCTATCTGCGGGTGCTGCGCGAACTGTGCGACGAGTACGGGCTGTTGCTCGTACTGGACGAGATCGCGACCGGATTCGGGCGGACCGGCACCCTGTTCGCGGCGGACCACGCCGGGATCACCCCGGACGTGCTGTGCGTGGGCAAGGCGCTGACCGGCGGGTACCTGACGATGGCGGCCACGCTGTGCACCTCCCGGGTGGCGGACGGCATCTCGCAGGGCGAGGTGCCGGTGCTGGCGCACGGGCCGACGTTCATGGGTAATCCGCTGGCCGCCTCGGTGGCCCTGGCCTCGATCGAGCTGCTGCTCGGCCAGGACTGGGCGCAGGAAGTGAAGCGGATCGAGACCGGTCTGCGGGACGGGCTGGCGGCGGCTGCCGAGGTGCCGGGGGTCCGGGACGTCCGGGTGCTGGGCGGCATCGGGGTGGTCCAGCTGGACCACGATGTGAACATGGCGGCTGCCACGGCGGCGGCGGTCCGGGAAGGCGTGTGGCTGCGCCCGTTCCGCGACCTGGTCTACACGATGCCGCCGTTCGTGACCTCGGACCGGGATCTGGCCCGGATCTGCCGTGCGGTGTGCGCGGCGGCGCGGGAAGGCTGA
- the bioB gene encoding biotin synthase BioB, whose protein sequence is MDLLNTLVDKGLRRELPTREEALAVLATSDDDLLDVVAAAGKVRRRWFGRRVKLNYLVNLKSGLCPEDCSYCSQRLGSKAEILKYTWLKPEDASKAAAAGVAGGAKRVCLVASGRGPTDRDVDRVSKTIETIKEQNEGIEVCACLGLLSDGQAERLRDAGADAYNHNLNTSEATYGDITTTHTYADRVDTVQKAHAAGLSACSGLIAGMGESDEDLVDVVYSLRELDPDSVPVNFLIPFEGTPLAKEWHLTPQRALRILAMVRFVCPDVEVRLAGGREVHLRTLQPLALHLANSIFLGDYLTSEGQAGQADLDMIADAGFEVEGAGTTTLPQHRSEAGAEAGAGAGPAGGGCGSHGAGGAGGSLCGSAAGGAAADAGCGSGCGGCGSHAAAQAPQQQPAQAGAAQEAPAQAAPGEVRPDLVAVRRRGAGTELAPNA, encoded by the coding sequence ATGGACCTGCTGAACACCCTGGTGGACAAGGGGCTGCGGCGTGAGCTGCCGACCCGCGAAGAGGCACTCGCCGTGCTGGCGACCTCCGACGACGACCTGCTCGACGTGGTGGCCGCGGCCGGCAAGGTGCGCCGGCGCTGGTTCGGGCGCCGGGTCAAGCTGAACTACCTGGTCAACCTGAAGTCGGGCCTGTGCCCGGAGGACTGCTCCTACTGCTCCCAGCGGCTGGGCTCGAAGGCGGAGATCCTCAAGTACACCTGGCTGAAGCCGGAGGACGCCTCGAAGGCCGCCGCAGCGGGCGTCGCGGGCGGCGCAAAGCGGGTCTGCCTGGTGGCGAGCGGGCGCGGCCCGACGGACCGGGACGTGGACCGGGTCTCGAAGACCATCGAGACGATCAAGGAGCAGAACGAGGGCATCGAGGTGTGCGCCTGCCTCGGCCTGCTCTCCGACGGCCAGGCGGAACGGCTGCGCGACGCGGGCGCGGACGCCTACAACCACAACCTCAACACGTCCGAGGCGACGTACGGGGACATCACGACCACCCACACCTACGCGGACCGGGTGGACACGGTGCAGAAGGCGCACGCGGCCGGCCTGTCGGCCTGCTCGGGCCTGATCGCGGGCATGGGCGAGAGCGACGAGGACCTGGTCGACGTCGTCTACTCGCTGCGCGAGCTGGACCCGGACTCGGTGCCGGTGAACTTCCTCATCCCGTTCGAGGGCACCCCGCTGGCCAAGGAGTGGCACCTCACCCCGCAGCGCGCCTTGCGGATCCTCGCGATGGTGCGGTTCGTCTGCCCCGACGTCGAGGTCCGGCTGGCCGGCGGACGCGAGGTGCACCTGCGCACCCTCCAGCCGCTCGCCCTGCACCTGGCCAACTCCATCTTCCTGGGCGACTACCTCACCAGCGAGGGCCAGGCCGGCCAGGCCGACCTGGACATGATCGCGGACGCCGGGTTCGAGGTCGAGGGCGCCGGTACGACGACGCTGCCCCAGCACCGGTCCGAGGCGGGCGCGGAGGCCGGCGCGGGCGCGGGCCCGGCGGGCGGCGGCTGTGGATCGCACGGTGCGGGCGGTGCGGGCGGCTCGCTCTGCGGCTCGGCCGCGGGCGGTGCGGCGGCGGACGCGGGCTGTGGCTCCGGCTGCGGGGGCTGCGGCTCCCACGCGGCGGCGCAGGCTCCGCAGCAGCAGCCGGCCCAGGCCGGGGCTGCGCAGGAGGCGCCGGCGCAGGCCGCGCCCGGCGAGGTGCGTCCCGACCTGGTGGCGGTGCGCCGCCGCGGCGCCGGAACGGAGCTCGCGCCCAATGCCTGA
- a CDS encoding 8-amino-7-oxononanoate synthase translates to MDVFAWIDDEARTREQAGLVRTLRPRPADSGLLDLASNDYLGLTRHPETIRGAREAAERWGAGATGSRLVTGTTELHAELERELAAFCGFEAALVLSSGYAANLAAVTALSGRGTLVVSDAGNHASIVDGCRLSRAETAVVPHSDPDAARKSLAARAPGTRALLVSDSVFSVDGDAAPLTGYAAVCREEGAALVVDDAHGLGVLGEGGRGALHAVGLAGAPGVVATLTLSKSLGSQGGAVLGPARVIRHLVNTARTFIFDTGLAPAAAGAALASLRLLAREPERAGQARAVAAELYGRLTASGLTAARPDAAVVSVRAPSPSAALRWAADCREAGLSVGCFRPPSVPDGISRLRLTARADLTGDEISRAVETILRTAPAGATDLGETL, encoded by the coding sequence ATGGACGTGTTCGCCTGGATCGACGACGAGGCCAGGACAAGGGAGCAGGCCGGCCTCGTGCGCACCCTGCGCCCCCGCCCGGCCGACTCCGGCCTGCTGGACCTGGCGAGCAACGACTACCTGGGCCTGACCCGGCACCCCGAGACGATCCGGGGGGCGCGCGAGGCCGCCGAGCGCTGGGGTGCCGGAGCCACCGGTTCCAGGCTGGTCACCGGCACCACCGAGCTCCATGCCGAGCTGGAGCGGGAGCTCGCCGCCTTCTGCGGGTTCGAAGCGGCCCTGGTGCTGTCCTCCGGTTACGCCGCCAACCTGGCCGCGGTCACCGCGCTGAGCGGTCGCGGCACCCTGGTGGTCTCCGACGCCGGCAACCATGCGTCCATCGTGGACGGCTGCCGGCTCTCCCGGGCCGAGACCGCGGTGGTCCCGCACTCCGACCCGGACGCCGCCCGCAAGAGCCTGGCCGCGCGGGCGCCGGGCACCCGGGCGCTGCTGGTCAGCGACTCGGTCTTCTCCGTCGACGGGGACGCCGCTCCGCTGACCGGGTACGCCGCGGTCTGCCGCGAGGAGGGCGCGGCCCTGGTCGTGGACGATGCGCACGGGCTGGGCGTGCTGGGCGAGGGCGGCCGGGGCGCGCTGCACGCGGTGGGCCTCGCCGGTGCGCCGGGGGTGGTGGCGACCCTGACCCTGTCCAAGTCGCTGGGCAGTCAGGGCGGCGCGGTGCTGGGCCCGGCCAGGGTGATCCGGCACCTGGTCAACACGGCCCGGACCTTCATCTTCGACACCGGCCTGGCGCCTGCCGCGGCGGGTGCCGCACTGGCGTCGCTGCGGCTGCTGGCCCGCGAACCGGAACGCGCCGGGCAGGCCCGTGCGGTGGCCGCCGAGCTGTACGGGCGGCTGACCGCGTCCGGCCTGACCGCGGCCCGGCCGGACGCGGCCGTGGTGTCGGTGCGGGCCCCGTCGCCTTCGGCGGCACTCCGGTGGGCCGCCGACTGTCGCGAGGCAGGACTGTCCGTTGGATGCTTCCGGCCGCCGTCCGTGCCGGACGGCATTTCCCGGCTGCGGCTGACCGCTCGGGCCGATCTCACGGGGGACGAGATCTCCCGGGCCGTCGAAACGATCCTGCGGACCGCTCCGGCCGGTGCCACGGACCTGGGGGAGACGCTCTAG
- a CDS encoding DUF397 domain-containing protein: protein MSATPCRTSGLPNSARWRRSSRSTGMNNCVEAAGLDGGLLAVRDSKQTDGPVVLFSAPAWTGFLASVRADAR, encoded by the coding sequence GTGTCCGCAACCCCCTGCCGCACCAGCGGACTTCCGAACAGCGCGCGGTGGCGGCGGAGCAGCCGCAGCACCGGAATGAACAACTGTGTGGAAGCAGCCGGCCTCGACGGCGGTCTGCTGGCCGTCCGCGACTCCAAGCAGACGGACGGCCCGGTCGTGCTCTTCTCCGCGCCGGCCTGGACCGGCTTCCTCGCCTCGGTCCGGGCGGACGCCCGCTAG
- a CDS encoding helix-turn-helix domain-containing protein yields MQHGPAVRRRKLGEELRALRDRSGLTSGEAARIVGWHQSKISRIETGRSGVKPEDVRLLLDAYGGVGAQHRALLEALSASAAGPAGGRENGRVREWWHDYRGLLPQEYRDFISLEAGARSARTVELSVVPGLLQTAAYAKAVTRAALGGLPEPKVDALVDVRLARQSVLRADPPLELSAVLDEAVLRRQIGGPGVMTEQLRHLVAVSRLPQVRLQVLPFSVGGHLGLTGPFVIFSFPNIADLDVVVLDHLTSSLYLERKEDLDAYSAAFRTIQAHALPPQDSSDLISVIADDA; encoded by the coding sequence ATGCAGCACGGTCCCGCGGTGCGCCGGCGGAAGCTCGGCGAGGAACTGCGTGCGTTGCGCGACCGGTCCGGGCTCACCAGTGGTGAGGCGGCCCGGATCGTGGGATGGCACCAGTCGAAAATCAGCCGGATCGAGACCGGGCGCAGTGGCGTGAAACCGGAGGACGTCCGTCTGCTGCTGGACGCGTACGGAGGCGTGGGCGCCCAGCACCGCGCGCTGCTGGAGGCGCTGTCGGCCTCGGCCGCCGGACCGGCGGGCGGCCGGGAGAACGGGCGCGTCCGCGAGTGGTGGCACGACTACCGGGGGCTGCTGCCGCAGGAGTACCGGGACTTCATCAGCCTGGAGGCGGGGGCCCGGTCGGCCCGGACCGTGGAACTCTCGGTGGTGCCGGGGCTGCTGCAGACCGCCGCATACGCAAAGGCGGTGACCCGGGCGGCGCTCGGCGGGCTGCCGGAGCCGAAGGTGGACGCGCTGGTGGACGTACGGCTGGCCCGGCAGTCGGTGCTCCGGGCGGATCCGCCGCTGGAGCTGAGTGCGGTGCTGGACGAGGCGGTGCTGCGGCGGCAGATCGGCGGGCCGGGGGTGATGACCGAGCAGCTGCGGCACCTGGTGGCCGTGTCCCGGCTGCCCCAAGTACGGCTCCAGGTACTGCCGTTCAGCGTAGGGGGCCATCTCGGCCTGACCGGACCGTTCGTTATTTTCTCATTTCCGAACATCGCCGATCTGGATGTGGTGGTACTCGACCATTTGACGAGTAGCCTCTATCTGGAGCGGAAGGAAGACCTTGACGCATACAGCGCCGCGTTCCGCACCATCCAGGCGCACGCCCTCCCGCCCCAGGACTCGTCGGATCTGATCAGCGTGATCGCTGACGACGCGTAA
- a CDS encoding ATP-binding protein, with product MADHQEASVTLPSDPASVSAARRYVADVLGEWGLPDEHGTADTVRLIVSELATNAVQHTFGQSPTFTVDVRLEREELLRVGVTDSHPRWPKRLPAAVQQDNGRGMVIIRWLAAESGGRLSVTPTAEGGKTVWITLPWTVGATAESQPC from the coding sequence ATGGCAGACCACCAGGAAGCATCCGTCACGCTGCCGAGCGATCCCGCCTCGGTGTCCGCCGCCCGCCGCTACGTCGCGGACGTGCTCGGCGAATGGGGCCTGCCGGACGAGCACGGCACGGCCGATACCGTCCGGCTGATCGTCTCCGAACTCGCCACCAACGCCGTCCAGCACACCTTCGGCCAGTCGCCCACCTTCACCGTGGACGTCCGGCTGGAGCGCGAGGAGCTGCTCCGGGTGGGGGTGACCGACAGCCATCCGCGCTGGCCCAAACGGCTGCCGGCCGCCGTCCAGCAGGACAACGGCCGGGGGATGGTGATCATCCGCTGGCTCGCCGCGGAATCGGGCGGCCGGCTGTCGGTCACGCCGACGGCCGAGGGGGGCAAGACGGTGTGGATCACCCTGCCCTGGACCGTCGGCGCCACCGCGGAATCCCAGCCCTGCTGA